Genomic window (Vigna unguiculata cultivar IT97K-499-35 chromosome 10, ASM411807v1, whole genome shotgun sequence):
CATATTTGCTCCCATATCACTAATATTTTTCCTTCTAGTGTTGTGTTTTCAAAGCTGATAGGGACAGAGAGGGTTTTCCGTTATTGAAAGTGCAAAATAACATCAAAATACAACACTTTGTTGGTGATATTAGATTTCTACAAATACATTTAGATTTCTTAAGTAACGCTATTTGTAGGTTTTTGGCGGAGAGACTCCAGGAAAATTTGACACTAATGAGTTATAAATTCGTAGAATTTGAATTCTCTATTGAGTTTTTACGTGTTGTTCTTCTACTGCCGTGCTTTGAAAACATACTTATGgacattgattttgatgttttaaaatatattaaaaataattttaatataccaaCACATCACTATATTTTTAACTAAGCAGAGAACAATACCAAAAAACCTAACAGAGAATCTAGATTGAAATTCATATAAGTAACAAAACACTGTCatcaacccaaaatcttaaaacatgTTTGCAGATCCTTGTACTAATATATTGTTCATCTTGCTTGTTTTTACCAATTTGAAAATTCTAGCTCACCTTAAATTACCATCTGGGGATGTTCATATTTTATAGTATTAGTTGTTGGTAGTTCATTTTTGCTATCAATCCTTGCATGTTTGCTACAATGAAAGTAGATTTGATCTTGCCTTAATGGAGTTGATTTGATCTTGCAGGTTTTACATTATTCCTAGGCTTCATAATTGATCGTGTGCATCATTATCTCCAAAAGCTGAACAAGTTAAGGAGCAATGCAGGAGCTTCTAAAGAAGAAGTGGAAAGCATTGAGAAAGAGAAAGTTGAGCTGAAGGAAAAGGAAGAGAAAGCTTCGAAGGAGATAATTCAACTTAAGGAAAAAATTTCTGGTCTTTCAGAAAGTTTGAAGAAGACAAAGGTGGAATGTGAGGAGAAGGAGAAAAGAATTGAGACTGCTGAAGCTCATGTTAGTTCCCTCCAAAAGCAAGCTGCAGATCTGCTACTTGAATATGACAGGCTCTTGGAGGAGAACCAAAACCTTCAAGCACAAGCACTCAGGCACATCAAGAACTGATAAGAGTCAATTGCTTTTAACCACAAGTTTTGGAGAAGAGTTTTATCACATTCACACCATCATTAGTTTTGTTGCAAGATTATCATTatcattgaaaaagaaaagaaaaacaacaaagagAAAATTTGGCCCTCTTGatgaaaatgaaacattaatcAACATTCATTAAAATGGAGTGAAATCACCTTAGCCCTTCCACTATCCTTCTAGttgaaaatgaaagtaaaatgtgtttttttttccttattacTTTCATTCTTCTgaagtttaaatatgtttttcaagATCATTTTTAGTAACTAGAGATATGGAAAGTTCATATGAATGAGAATTTTAACATGTGGGTTTTACAAATAACAATGATTTTAgttacatatataattaatattatgataaGATAGTTGGCCAtgtaagtttttaatttattgttatgattaatagaatttttaaaattacctTTATTCAAAACATAACCTTTCTTGGAGGGTTGttaattattatcatataaatacgggacaaattgcaaaaattacaatttatcaaACAAATATGTTGATATTAAgaagtatatataatatagatgCGATGATTTAAGAAAAAGTTTACATAATGTTGGTTCCGTTTATGTTTCTCAAAGGAAATTTCCAAATCTTCATCCATATTTCATGCATTTGGatttctttcttccttctctacaatttaatttttcttattaggTCGACTTCATTTTGTGTGCAGCTAATTTACTTATAACATAACcagtattacttttttttttttttacttttctatttttgttagaaatttAATTGGTTACTTAAATTAAAACTTGGTGTAAGTTAATGTCATAAATGTTCTGTCGTGATTACCATAATCGAAATGGCGTCATAAATGTTTCAAGATGATCTTCGTATATGTACAAATAacatttatatctatatttatatctatctatatttaCATCTACATACTATAAAAATAGAGAGGGAACTTTTTGAGAACATCTTGAACACGTGACAGTTTCTGGCCGctcttcaattttttcttaaaatattcaacaataaaaacaaatatgttattcaataacatttttatgctttacaataaattttaggtttaattagtattatttttttctgaagtTTCAGTTTGGtatccgcttttaaaaaagtttcaatttcgtctcaatttttgaaaaataatttcaattaggtcccttttataacaaaattattaacaccATTAACAACGTGTCAAGTGTCAgcctatgtttttttttttaatttttaatttttttttaaaaaattagccACGTGTCAGATCCTTGGTGTGACACATGACATTGTCAGTGGCACATGATGTTAATccatgttttgttattcatgacttttaccactaaaatttaatataaatatcaatacataattttgtaagtcattttttaataacaaatatcaatataaaatttatataaataataaattttgtcttaaaagagatacaatatttctctattaaaaaaaaatattcagattaaattgaaacaaatagaggGAGGACTAAATTGGAACAAatatatatggggactaaattgaaatcaagacaatgacacttggcaGGGACACTGACACATGATAGTACCttgccacgtggcactaacaatgccacatgtcacaccaAGGATCTGacacgtgaaaaaaaaaaaaaccagaggCTAACACATATCACGCCGTTAAcgatgttaatatttttttttttctgaaagggacctaattgaaatactttttcaaaagttgggacgaaattgaaactattttaaaagcaggttccaaattaaaatttctaaagGAAAGTGGATACCAATCgactaattaaacttaaattttaaaa
Coding sequences:
- the LOC114165966 gene encoding uncharacterized protein LOC114165966, which gives rise to MIQLLFLVLFVEGAMAFLLLVKIGPLRDLVIKTLDQIKMGKGPATVKTIAGTMSVILFSSLMSIVKIQNKGAKLGTMSPMDQVLWRTHLLEASLMGFTLFLGFIIDRVHHYLQKLNKLRSNAGASKEEVESIEKEKVELKEKEEKASKEIIQLKEKISGLSESLKKTKVECEEKEKRIETAEAHVSSLQKQAADLLLEYDRLLEENQNLQAQALRHIKN